Proteins from a genomic interval of Sesamum indicum cultivar Zhongzhi No. 13 unplaced genomic scaffold, S_indicum_v1.0 scaffold00121, whole genome shotgun sequence:
- the LOC105179100 gene encoding uncharacterized protein LOC105179100, whose protein sequence is MVADHGAVNVEEVHVDGDGSDDLACEMEGHMANFGVTQRLMGLFSNRIWLAWDDNYVDVDVLALGPQFIHARVRIAHEPLIITVIYGANEVAERRELWESLECFAPLLANIPWMVGGDFNAIRDLTEGEWFTWHNCSASPRNLWKRLDRILTNGTWMRRYPTLFYTCLAPRTSDHSPMHEVVGIPMYAITRKLKALKPVFREQRKNKRDLSHNVQLAKGFLDMTMLQQRAKMQWMKGGDQCPRIFFRKIAQRRAARKILQINDPHGTTLTEPDAMAHEFVTFFQSLLGGNRRQDVIDLRHLRLWAWHLLDEEEACILLGHSLQRM, encoded by the exons ATGGTGGCTGATCATGGGGCTGTGAACGTGGAAGAAGTCCATGTGGATGGTGATGGGTCCGATGACTTGGCTTGTGAGATGGAGGGTCATATGGCGAATTTTGGAGTTACTCAGCGACTGATGGGGCTGTTCAG TAATCGTATTTGGCTAGCATGGGATGATAATTATGTGGATGTTGATGTGCTTGCGTTGGGTCCTCAGTTTATCCATGCACGAGTTAGAATTGCGCATGAGCCTCTGATTATTACTGTCATTTATGGTGCTAATGAGGTGGCTGAGAGGAGGGAACTATGGGAGTCCTTGGAATGTTTTGCCCCCCTTTTGGCTAACATTCCATGGATGGTTGGTGGGGATTTTAATGCGATAAGGGACCTCACTGAG GGTGAATGGTTCACTTGGCACAATTGTAGTGCAAGTCCACGCAATCTATGGAAGAGGTTGGACCGGATTCTCACTAATGGTACTTGGATGAGGAGATACCCGACTCTATTCTACACGTGTCTTGCCCCTCGGACTTCAGATCACTCACCTATG CACGAGGTAGTTGGAATTCCCATGTATGCGATCACCCGAAAATTGAAAGCTTTGAAACCTGTATTTCGAgaacaaagaaagaataagAGAGATCTTTCGCATAACGTCCAATTAGCAAAAGGGTTCCTTGATATG ACTATGCTACAACAAAGGGCTaagatgcaatggatgaagggaggtgaTCAGTGCCCACGAATCTTCTTTCGGAAGATAGCACAAAGACGGGCTGCGAGAAAGATCCTTCAGATTAATGATCCTCATGGTACTACCCTCACCGAGCCGGATGCAATGGCACATGAATTTGTCACATTCTTTCAGTCTTTGTTGGGAGGTAATCGGCGACAGGATGTTATTGACCTCCGGCACTTGCGCCTGTGGGCATGGCACTTATTAGATGAGGAGGAGGCCTGCATCTTACTAGGCCATTCACTGCAGAGGATGTGA